Proteins found in one Anopheles aquasalis chromosome 3, idAnoAquaMG_Q_19, whole genome shotgun sequence genomic segment:
- the LOC126576042 gene encoding RNA-binding protein 45-like isoform X2 yields MSDNGGGRTKEICEEPPMSRLFIICGKHITKDQLIKHFETDGTIEECVVITDRRTGRGKGVAYVKFTKTSSAARGLRKNATIIEGDTRPIKVMISASYNRDKNSSTVLDVNENHFLRLFAIVPSSRTEDQLRDEFSPYGTVTQVRLVPDKKNDKQCAAYIKFASFLETATAIESCNPQYKAKFCIPRSNLQQERDNGKPGGHEGGEQVNRKRSHSPERGTVARPGDSKLVVICSNQLNQDRIWRLFDICPGMKYCTIMSANELNLTATVVYSSREEAQRAMEKIHGLEYPLGERMIVRFEEEFKEEIIAKDALAQLGPPKPLVSELVACVKKAFFICMPEAISVKLLTDAFCRFGDLIKVYLVPGKRHGYAEFASDIGANRAIQQLHGMHLGDCWLKVLECAEYAGEHKRNKVEH; encoded by the exons ATGTCCGATAACGGTGGCGGTCGGACGAAAGAGATTTGCGAGGAACCACCGATGTCCCGGTTGTTCATCATCTGTGGCAAACATATCACGAAGGATCAGCTCATCAAACACTTTGAAACGGACGGTACGATCGAGGAGTGTGTTGTGATAACGGACCGGAGAACGGGCCGCGGGAAGGGAGTCGCGTATGTCAAGTTCACGAAAACGTCCTCCGCTGCACGGGGGCTACGCAAGaatgccaccatcatcgagggAGACACACGCCCGATTAAAGTGATGATATCGGCGAG CTACAACCGAGATAAGAACAGCAGCACGGTGCTGGATGTGAATGAGAACCACTTTCTGCGATTGTTTGCCATTGTTCCGAGTAGCCGGACCGAGGATCAGCTGCGGGATGAGTTCAGTCCGTACGGTACCGTGACCCAGGTGCGGCTTGTACCGGATAAGAAGAACGATAAACAGTGTGCGGCGTACATCaagttcgcttccttcctcgaGACGGCCACTGCGATCGAAAGCTGTAATCCACAGTATAAGGCCAAGTTTTGCATTCCACGGAGCAATCTGCAGCAAGAGCGGGATAATGGGAAGCCTGGTGGACATGAGGGAGGCGAGCAGGTAAACAGGAAGCGTTCCCATTCTCCAGAGCGAGGTACGGTAGCGAGGCCAGGTGATTCGAAGCTGGTCGTGATATGCAGCAATCAGCTGAATCAGGATCGCATCTGGCGTCTGTTCGATATCTGCCCCGGGATGAAGTACTGCACCATCATGTCTGCCA ATGAACTGAACCTAACGGCCACCGTGGTCTACTCGTCGCGTGAAGAAGCACAGCGGGCAATGGAAAAGATCCACGGACTAGAGTATCCACTCGGTGAACGAATGATCGTACGATTCGAAGAGGAGTTTAAGGAAGAAATCATCGCCAAAGATGCACTCGCACAGCTCGGTCCACCGAAACCGCTCGTATCGGAGCTAGTCGCTTGTGTGAAGAAAGCATTCTTCATCTGCATGCCAGAAGCGATCTCCGTCAAGTTGCTCACCGACGCGTTCTGTCGCTTTGGTGATCTCATTAAGGTGTACCTAGTGCCCGGTAAGCGGCATGGTTATGCCGAGTTTGCCAGTGATATCGGCGCCAATCGTGCCATCCAGCAGCTGCACGGTATGCATCTCGGTGACTGTTGGCTGAAGGTACTGGAGTGTGCCGAGTATGCTGGTGAGCATAAGCGCAACAAGGTGGAGCACTAA
- the LOC126576042 gene encoding RNA-binding protein 45-like isoform X1 — translation MSDNGGGRTKEICEEPPMSRLFIICGKHITKDQLIKHFETDGTIEECVVITDRRTGRGKGVAYVKFTKTSSAARGLRKNATIIEGDTRPIKVMISASYNRDKNSSTVLDVNENHFLRLFAIVPSSRTEDQLRDEFSPYGTVTQVRLVPDKKNDKQCAAYIKFASFLETATAIESCNPQYKAKFCIPRSNLQQERDNGKPGGHEGGEQVNRKRSHSPERGTVARPGDSKLVVICSNQLNQDRIWRLFDICPGMKYCTIMSASTVFHAAPMYFSHLMPLLLTDELNLTATVVYSSREEAQRAMEKIHGLEYPLGERMIVRFEEEFKEEIIAKDALAQLGPPKPLVSELVACVKKAFFICMPEAISVKLLTDAFCRFGDLIKVYLVPGKRHGYAEFASDIGANRAIQQLHGMHLGDCWLKVLECAEYAGEHKRNKVEH, via the exons ATGTCCGATAACGGTGGCGGTCGGACGAAAGAGATTTGCGAGGAACCACCGATGTCCCGGTTGTTCATCATCTGTGGCAAACATATCACGAAGGATCAGCTCATCAAACACTTTGAAACGGACGGTACGATCGAGGAGTGTGTTGTGATAACGGACCGGAGAACGGGCCGCGGGAAGGGAGTCGCGTATGTCAAGTTCACGAAAACGTCCTCCGCTGCACGGGGGCTACGCAAGaatgccaccatcatcgagggAGACACACGCCCGATTAAAGTGATGATATCGGCGAG CTACAACCGAGATAAGAACAGCAGCACGGTGCTGGATGTGAATGAGAACCACTTTCTGCGATTGTTTGCCATTGTTCCGAGTAGCCGGACCGAGGATCAGCTGCGGGATGAGTTCAGTCCGTACGGTACCGTGACCCAGGTGCGGCTTGTACCGGATAAGAAGAACGATAAACAGTGTGCGGCGTACATCaagttcgcttccttcctcgaGACGGCCACTGCGATCGAAAGCTGTAATCCACAGTATAAGGCCAAGTTTTGCATTCCACGGAGCAATCTGCAGCAAGAGCGGGATAATGGGAAGCCTGGTGGACATGAGGGAGGCGAGCAGGTAAACAGGAAGCGTTCCCATTCTCCAGAGCGAGGTACGGTAGCGAGGCCAGGTGATTCGAAGCTGGTCGTGATATGCAGCAATCAGCTGAATCAGGATCGCATCTGGCGTCTGTTCGATATCTGCCCCGGGATGAAGTACTGCACCATCATGTCTGCCAGTACGGTCTTTCACGCTGCACCGATGTATTTCTCCCATTTAATGCCTCTATTGCTTACAGATGAACTGAACCTAACGGCCACCGTGGTCTACTCGTCGCGTGAAGAAGCACAGCGGGCAATGGAAAAGATCCACGGACTAGAGTATCCACTCGGTGAACGAATGATCGTACGATTCGAAGAGGAGTTTAAGGAAGAAATCATCGCCAAAGATGCACTCGCACAGCTCGGTCCACCGAAACCGCTCGTATCGGAGCTAGTCGCTTGTGTGAAGAAAGCATTCTTCATCTGCATGCCAGAAGCGATCTCCGTCAAGTTGCTCACCGACGCGTTCTGTCGCTTTGGTGATCTCATTAAGGTGTACCTAGTGCCCGGTAAGCGGCATGGTTATGCCGAGTTTGCCAGTGATATCGGCGCCAATCGTGCCATCCAGCAGCTGCACGGTATGCATCTCGGTGACTGTTGGCTGAAGGTACTGGAGTGTGCCGAGTATGCTGGTGAGCATAAGCGCAACAAGGTGGAGCACTAA
- the LOC126574401 gene encoding RNA-binding protein 45-like: MTTSEQSTATVPDLNSPPFSRLFVLCGKQITVSALEQFFSPYGTVEQCHIVHDQLTGQSKGIGFVKFQKTSQAARALKEADGKYIDPEPKPIKVEIASSTVESKPLDCLRLKVKCPAELDSEGVKAEFSKISAVNSVQLVPDKKAPGNNVAYLTFESFLDAALAYETAKPDHKAKFAKIKPRKVSLETPQPQDAKSFFRPFTRRRSSTMIPATKLTVLCSSTLTQNQIWRLFDIIPGLMNCSVSHDGGSVGIATVTYNNAQSAKYAREKLHKFEYPMGEKIIVKDAIDDVK; this comes from the exons ATGACTACCAGCGAACAGTCGACGGCGACGGTTCCGGACCTGAACTCACCGCCGTTCTCGCGACTGTTCGTGCTTTGCGGCAAGCAGATCACGGTCAGTGCCCTCGAGCAGTTCTTCAGCCCCTACGGTACGGTAGAGCAGTGTCACATCGTGCACGACCAGCTGACCGGCCAATCGAAGGGGATCGGGTTCGTAAAGTTCCAGAAAACTTCGCAAGCGGCCCGGGCACTCAAGGAAGCCGACGGGAAGTACATCgatccggaaccgaaaccgatcaaGGTGGAGATCGCCTCCAG TACGGTCGAGTCGAAACCGCTGGACTGTCTGCGGTTGAAGGTGAAATGTCCGGCCGAGCTGGACAGCGAGGGGGTGAAGGCCGAGTTTAGTAAGATTTCGGCCGTCAACAGTGTCCAGCTGGTGCCGGATAAGAAGGCACCGGGGAACAATGTGGCGTATCTGACGTTCGAGTCGTTTCTGGATGCGGCCCTCGCGTACGAGACGGCCAAACCGGACCATAAGGCGAAGTTTGCAAAGATTAAACCACGGAAGGTGAGCCTGGAGACGCCACAGCCACAGGATGCGAAGAGTTTCTTTCGGCCCTTTACCAGGCGTCGCTCGTCCACCATGATACCGGCCACGAAGCTGACCGTGCTGTGTAGTTCGACGCTAACGCAGAACCAAATCTGGCGCCTGTTCGATATCATTCCGGGGCTGATGAACTGCTCGGTGTCGCATGATGGTGGATCGGTAGGGATTGCCACCGTTACGTACAATAATGCGCAGTCGGCCAAGTACGCTCGGGAGAAGCTGCACAAGTTTGAGTATCCGATGGGGGAGAAGATTATCGTGAAGGATGCGATCGATGATGTGAAGTGA